One genomic window of Corynebacterium pseudotuberculosis includes the following:
- a CDS encoding alpha/beta hydrolase, producing the protein MQFLKDISLTDPPVSWAVYACGVIALLIVLRGLKSKRIVVVSMIWAVTSVLAMIVCKYFIEVVWKPFPDVVPTKVYIAWGIVIFVFLCTLTHTGTRISTAIAILIAMACAAGVTNIHYQTYPDVASLNPKPVAKEMSFDAFNAAGRTPSDGSGETGAIVTVPFAGTSSGFPARDAIAYVPPAYWSQPETRLPVLVLMAGNPGQPSDWFESGQVGRVADHYQKTHGGVSPIVISVDGTATFTGNPICVDGPQYKVMTYMSKDVPELIKQKFRVNEDQKTWTIGGLSYGGTCSLQIMTNHPDSYGAFLNMSGQAEPTVGNHADTVKQFFGGNEAAFQAVNPAQLLSSKRYDGIPGRFVAGQTDPLAQQELMHLNDLAMKAGMKTEYFTVEGGHDFKTWRNAIAQHFDWIAQRGGLS; encoded by the coding sequence ATGCAATTTCTTAAAGATATAAGCCTCACAGACCCACCCGTGAGCTGGGCGGTTTATGCGTGTGGTGTTATTGCGCTCTTGATAGTTCTGAGAGGACTTAAATCGAAACGAATTGTGGTTGTTTCGATGATCTGGGCAGTGACCTCAGTTCTGGCTATGATCGTGTGCAAATACTTTATTGAAGTCGTATGGAAGCCCTTCCCAGACGTTGTTCCCACAAAAGTATATATAGCCTGGGGCATCGTTATTTTCGTGTTTCTCTGTACCCTTACCCATACCGGTACGCGCATTTCCACTGCCATAGCCATTCTTATTGCTATGGCCTGCGCAGCGGGAGTGACAAATATTCATTACCAAACATACCCAGATGTGGCTTCGCTTAATCCAAAGCCTGTGGCAAAAGAAATGAGCTTTGATGCGTTCAATGCTGCGGGACGGACCCCGTCGGATGGTTCCGGGGAGACAGGCGCAATTGTAACTGTTCCTTTTGCAGGAACTAGCTCAGGTTTTCCGGCGCGAGATGCTATAGCCTATGTCCCACCAGCGTATTGGTCTCAGCCAGAAACGCGCCTCCCAGTTTTAGTTTTGATGGCGGGCAATCCGGGACAGCCTTCAGACTGGTTTGAATCTGGTCAGGTCGGCAGAGTAGCGGATCACTATCAGAAGACGCATGGGGGTGTATCGCCTATCGTGATCAGCGTAGATGGCACTGCTACATTCACCGGAAATCCTATTTGCGTGGATGGTCCGCAGTATAAGGTGATGACGTATATGAGCAAAGACGTGCCAGAGCTGATTAAGCAAAAATTTAGGGTCAATGAAGACCAGAAGACGTGGACTATCGGCGGATTAAGCTATGGCGGAACTTGCAGCTTGCAGATTATGACCAATCATCCAGATTCTTATGGCGCATTTCTGAATATGTCTGGGCAAGCAGAGCCGACTGTTGGCAACCACGCGGATACAGTTAAACAATTTTTTGGCGGGAACGAGGCTGCTTTCCAAGCTGTAAATCCCGCGCAACTGTTAAGTTCCAAGCGTTACGACGGGATTCCAGGGCGCTTTGTGGCCGGGCAAACAGATCCGTTAGCGCAACAAGAGCTGATGCACCTTAACGATCTTGCTATGAAAGCTGGAATGAAAACGGAGTATTTTACAGTTGAAGGTGGCCATGACTTTAAAA
- a CDS encoding class I SAM-dependent methyltransferase, producing MCENKSNFRSSNAVSQAFVPPLNAPPISQRDAPKFHSREHRNLSARAFESGAYDYHKARPSYPTEALDLLESSTSAKLLDVGCGTGKLTEQLKERGHHVLALDPSEDMVRTLQSHLAVPAWIATAENTSVKSGAFDAITCAQTWHWLDAALASQEFDRITGPLGQILLIWNTLDVSIPWVHRLSRIMHSGDTLKEGFTPTFYDPWFVKKEVRLKWSQPMTTTSIHLLTHTRSYWLRSSEKTREKVTSNLSWYLNEHLGFSDTDLIELPYRCDAFLLSKA from the coding sequence ATGTGCGAAAATAAATCTAATTTCCGAAGCTCAAATGCCGTGTCTCAAGCCTTTGTGCCACCACTTAATGCACCTCCAATTTCCCAACGAGATGCCCCTAAATTCCATAGTCGCGAACACCGCAACCTTTCAGCTCGTGCATTTGAGTCAGGAGCATACGACTATCACAAAGCTCGCCCCTCTTACCCCACAGAGGCTCTTGACCTGTTAGAGTCTTCTACCAGCGCGAAGCTTCTCGACGTAGGATGCGGTACGGGTAAACTCACCGAGCAACTTAAAGAACGCGGACATCACGTCTTAGCTCTGGATCCCAGCGAAGACATGGTACGAACTTTACAAAGCCATCTTGCGGTACCCGCATGGATCGCAACAGCAGAGAATACCTCTGTAAAAAGTGGCGCTTTTGATGCAATCACTTGCGCCCAGACATGGCATTGGCTTGATGCAGCCCTTGCGTCCCAGGAGTTCGATAGGATCACTGGCCCATTAGGTCAAATATTACTTATTTGGAATACTTTGGATGTATCTATCCCCTGGGTTCACCGACTATCCCGCATTATGCATTCTGGAGACACCCTCAAAGAAGGATTCACCCCTACTTTCTACGACCCTTGGTTTGTCAAAAAAGAAGTTCGATTGAAATGGTCTCAACCCATGACCACCACATCTATCCATCTGCTTACACATACTCGCTCATATTGGCTCAGATCTTCAGAAAAAACTCGAGAAAAAGTTACATCTAATCTTTCCTGGTACCTCAATGAACACCTTGGTTTTTCAGATACAGATCTAATAGAGCTTCCGTACCGGTGCGATGCTTTTTTATTGTCCAAAGCGTAG
- a CDS encoding anaerobic C4-dicarboxylate transporter — MLATILDPMSGFATSIQVILILACLVLGTRYGGMGLGLISGIGLLILTFLFGLKPGDPPVSVMLTIIAVIGCAATLQQAKGLDVMMQFAERILRKHPERITILAPITTWTLTVLCGTGHVVYTMFPIIDDIAVKTNIRPERPMAVSSTAAQMGITASPVSVAMVSLASILAENAGVTGAAFSIPQILAVALPASLSGVLVAALWSLRRGKDLDKDEEFQERLKDPAFKETVYGDSHSLIGQKFEKSAYRATYIFLAAIVLVVILGAAEWLRPSFPAKNGDLKALSMNLVIQMIMLVAGACIMLFCKADAGKVASTTVFKAGMTAVFSVFGVAWMADTFFQAHLDKLVEGLSGVVQNHAWAYAVVLLIVSKLVNSQGAAIVAIVPLGLKLGVSPETVIGFIGAAYGYFILPTYPSDLACIGFDKTGTTRIGKFVINHSFIIPGFICVITSCIIGTLLAQILL; from the coding sequence ATGCTCGCAACAATCCTCGATCCGATGTCGGGGTTTGCCACTAGTATTCAAGTAATCCTCATTCTCGCCTGCCTCGTGTTGGGAACACGATATGGCGGCATGGGGTTAGGTTTAATTTCCGGTATCGGTCTTCTTATCCTGACATTCCTCTTTGGTCTTAAACCGGGAGATCCACCGGTATCGGTCATGTTGACGATTATCGCTGTGATTGGATGCGCGGCGACGTTGCAGCAGGCAAAAGGCCTTGATGTGATGATGCAGTTTGCTGAACGGATCCTGCGTAAACATCCTGAGCGCATCACGATCTTGGCGCCCATCACCACGTGGACTCTAACCGTTTTATGTGGAACGGGACATGTTGTGTACACGATGTTCCCGATTATCGATGACATCGCGGTGAAAACGAACATTCGTCCAGAACGCCCCATGGCGGTTTCCTCTACAGCGGCACAGATGGGTATTACCGCCTCGCCTGTATCCGTAGCTATGGTGTCTCTTGCGTCAATTCTTGCGGAAAACGCGGGAGTGACGGGCGCAGCTTTTTCTATTCCTCAGATCCTTGCAGTCGCACTACCCGCGTCGTTGAGCGGTGTGCTCGTTGCTGCTCTATGGTCTTTACGTCGTGGTAAAGACTTGGATAAAGACGAGGAATTCCAGGAGCGTCTCAAAGATCCAGCTTTCAAAGAGACAGTTTATGGGGATTCGCATTCGCTTATCGGGCAGAAATTTGAAAAGAGTGCTTATCGAGCCACATACATTTTCCTAGCCGCGATCGTTCTTGTGGTGATTCTTGGAGCCGCGGAATGGTTACGTCCAAGCTTCCCAGCTAAGAATGGCGATTTGAAGGCATTGTCAATGAATTTGGTTATTCAGATGATTATGCTTGTCGCTGGTGCCTGCATCATGTTGTTCTGCAAGGCAGATGCTGGAAAAGTTGCCTCGACAACTGTGTTCAAAGCTGGCATGACTGCTGTCTTCTCAGTGTTTGGTGTGGCTTGGATGGCTGACACCTTCTTCCAGGCACACCTGGATAAGCTTGTTGAGGGGCTTAGTGGTGTTGTGCAAAACCATGCATGGGCATACGCGGTCGTCCTGCTTATTGTTTCTAAACTGGTGAATTCTCAAGGCGCAGCAATTGTGGCCATTGTTCCGCTTGGTTTGAAGCTAGGCGTGAGCCCGGAAACTGTTATCGGTTTTATCGGCGCTGCTTATGGTTACTTTATCCTGCCAACCTATCCATCGGACCTAGCGTGTATTGGATTTGATAAGACAGGTACCACGCGTATCGGTAAATTCGTGATTAATCATTCGTTTATCATTCCAGGATTTATCTGCGTGATCACTTCCTGCATAATTGGTACTCTCTTGGCCCAAATCTTGCTTTAA
- the der gene encoding ribosome biogenesis GTPase Der codes for MSDKRISQEDNDETTFVYHTPHGEMDAAGVFAEEDVVVPGGGYAASDFDENDYNFEFSTDESKNFVFDESEFAEPDFGEDYGEEDWEELERSFGIDAEGVTRENLCTVAIVGRPNVGKSSLVNRFLGRREAVVEDFPGVTRDRVSYLADWGGQRFWVQDTGGWDPNVKGIHGAIARQAEVAMATADVIIMVVDTKVGITETDSVMARKLQRAEVPVLLVANKFDSDSQYADMAEFYALALGDPWPVSAQHGRGGADVLEQVLAAFPEEPRSASIVEGPRRVALVGKPNVGKSSLLNKISGEDRSVVDNASGTTVDPVDSLVQLDQKLWKFIDTAGLRKKVKNAQGHEYYASLRTRGVIDAAEVCVFMIDSSEPVSEQDQRVLAMILEAGKALVLVFNKWDLMDEDRRWELDREIDQQLAHIPWVKRVNISAKTGRALQKLEPYMLEALENWDKRVSTGQLNTWLRATIAQNPPPMKGGRVPRVLFATQATTQPPTIVLFTTGFLDAGYRRYLERKFRESFGFEGTPVKIAVRVRERRSQK; via the coding sequence ATGAGTGATAAACGTATATCTCAAGAAGACAACGATGAGACAACCTTTGTCTATCACACACCGCATGGAGAGATGGATGCGGCGGGGGTCTTCGCTGAAGAGGACGTAGTGGTCCCAGGCGGCGGCTATGCAGCTTCTGATTTTGATGAAAACGACTACAACTTTGAGTTTTCAACGGATGAATCAAAGAACTTTGTTTTTGATGAGTCCGAGTTCGCCGAGCCTGATTTTGGAGAAGACTATGGGGAGGAGGACTGGGAGGAGCTCGAGCGGAGCTTTGGCATTGATGCTGAAGGTGTTACCCGCGAGAACCTCTGCACTGTTGCGATTGTAGGGCGTCCAAACGTAGGAAAATCTTCTCTGGTCAATCGTTTCCTGGGGCGCAGAGAAGCAGTTGTTGAGGATTTCCCAGGTGTTACCCGAGACCGAGTTTCTTATCTGGCGGACTGGGGCGGACAGCGATTTTGGGTTCAGGATACTGGCGGTTGGGATCCCAATGTAAAGGGGATCCATGGCGCGATTGCTCGTCAAGCAGAAGTAGCCATGGCTACGGCCGATGTCATCATCATGGTAGTGGATACTAAAGTTGGCATCACTGAGACCGATTCTGTGATGGCTCGTAAACTTCAACGCGCTGAGGTTCCCGTATTGCTCGTAGCAAATAAGTTTGATTCCGATAGCCAATATGCAGACATGGCAGAGTTTTACGCTTTGGCCCTGGGGGATCCTTGGCCGGTTTCTGCACAGCATGGTCGTGGTGGCGCTGATGTCTTAGAACAAGTACTGGCGGCTTTCCCAGAAGAGCCTAGATCGGCATCGATCGTGGAGGGACCCCGTCGTGTTGCTTTGGTGGGCAAACCGAATGTTGGCAAGTCTTCCTTGCTCAACAAGATTTCTGGTGAAGATCGTTCGGTGGTAGACAACGCCTCTGGAACTACTGTTGATCCTGTTGACTCGCTGGTGCAGTTAGACCAAAAACTGTGGAAGTTTATTGATACTGCTGGTCTCCGCAAGAAAGTCAAGAACGCTCAGGGGCATGAATACTACGCGTCATTGCGTACCCGCGGTGTCATTGACGCTGCGGAGGTCTGCGTATTCATGATCGACTCCTCTGAACCAGTATCCGAGCAGGACCAACGAGTATTGGCCATGATCCTTGAGGCAGGCAAAGCCTTAGTGCTTGTCTTTAACAAATGGGACTTGATGGATGAAGACCGCCGGTGGGAGCTGGATCGAGAAATTGATCAGCAGCTGGCCCATATTCCATGGGTAAAGCGCGTTAATATTTCTGCGAAAACTGGTCGTGCTTTGCAAAAGCTAGAGCCATATATGCTTGAGGCTCTTGAAAACTGGGATAAACGAGTAAGCACAGGTCAACTCAATACCTGGTTGCGTGCAACTATTGCACAAAATCCTCCGCCAATGAAAGGTGGGCGAGTCCCTCGCGTTTTGTTTGCTACTCAGGCAACTACCCAACCTCCAACGATTGTGCTGTTCACAACCGGATTCTTGGATGCCGGCTATCGCCGTTATCTGGAACGTAAATTCCGAGAGTCATTTGGCTTTGAAGGAACTCCAGTAAAAATCGCCGTTAGGGTGCGTGAAAGACGATCTCAAAAATAA
- the cmk gene encoding (d)CMP kinase, translating into MNKQLSNMPGNGLIVAIDGPSGAGKSTVCRAIAAELGAKYLDTGAMYRVATLHVLRQNIDPRDCEAVAKATEKLPLAINDDPASRSVILDGEDVASGIRGAEVTRNVSEVSANPAVRTNLVALQRRLASAAQRCILDGRDIGTNVLVDAPVKIFLTASPEVRATRRFEQDREAGRTVNYEDVLEDVKKRDHIDSTRAVDPLRPAADAVIVDSSELSLEQVIETIIALIKRSSERNSNE; encoded by the coding sequence ATGAACAAACAGCTTTCTAATATGCCGGGAAACGGACTGATCGTTGCTATCGACGGTCCATCGGGCGCCGGAAAATCAACGGTATGCCGTGCAATTGCGGCTGAGCTTGGAGCTAAGTACTTAGATACTGGCGCGATGTATCGTGTGGCTACGCTGCATGTCTTACGCCAGAACATTGATCCACGTGATTGCGAAGCAGTAGCAAAGGCAACGGAAAAGCTTCCTTTGGCAATTAATGATGATCCTGCTTCGCGCAGTGTCATCCTTGATGGTGAAGATGTTGCTTCAGGGATTCGTGGGGCTGAGGTAACCAGAAACGTTTCTGAGGTTTCAGCCAATCCTGCAGTTCGTACTAATTTGGTTGCGTTGCAGCGTCGTTTAGCTTCCGCCGCGCAACGCTGCATTCTTGATGGACGTGACATTGGAACGAATGTCTTAGTTGATGCGCCTGTCAAGATTTTTCTTACTGCTTCCCCGGAGGTCCGGGCCACTCGGCGTTTTGAACAAGACCGGGAGGCTGGCCGAACGGTGAATTATGAAGATGTCTTAGAGGACGTGAAAAAGCGGGATCATATTGACTCGACTCGTGCTGTCGATCCTCTGCGACCTGCCGCTGACGCGGTGATCGTAGACTCTTCTGAGCTGTCCCTTGAACAAGTGATCGAAACAATAATCGCGCTCATCAAACGCTCTTCTGAAAGGAACTCCAATGAGTGA